One part of the Armatimonadota bacterium genome encodes these proteins:
- a CDS encoding DUF6504 family protein: MTKRLDLPLPMVEESEGRPRAFHWRGRRIVVSEILDHWEEAGCWWQGEQARRVYRVQAVGGAIYELHHQPPAGWRLYRSYD, translated from the coding sequence ATGACCAAGCGCCTCGATCTACCGCTGCCCATGGTCGAGGAAAGCGAGGGCCGGCCGCGGGCCTTTCACTGGCGCGGTCGGCGCATCGTCGTGAGCGAGATCCTCGACCACTGGGAGGAGGCCGGCTGCTGGTGGCAGGGCGAGCAAGCGCGCCGGGTCTATCGCGTGCAGGCCGTGGGCGGGGCGATCTACGAGCTGCACCACCAGCCCCCCGCCGGCTGGCGCCTCTACCGCAGCTATGACTGA
- a CDS encoding DNA polymerase III subunit alpha yields MTEGVRSADDADDTDSTAKTTMFVHLHVHSPFSFLDGASSIEDLVAAAAACDMPALAVTDHDNLSAAVGFHQVCAAAGIKPITGAEATLEGGHHLTLLAQDPSGYANLCRILTQAHLGSPRLHPAASLDALREHNAGIIALSGCMRGEVPALIRRRRFAAAEQAARRCRDIFGDRFFLEMQNLLLPGAASLNRRLAELAQHLGVGVVATNNVHHRTRADFPVHDLLTCARTLTRLDDVHPARRLNAHCYLRSEREMREFFRDHPQAVETAGRIAEMCAPALRPGKYRFPAYPGLDGDTADAMLQRLAEQGARRRYGRINAAVAQRLRHELSVIRQLGFADYFLAVWDLAQFARRRGIRYAGRGSAADSLVAYCLGLTGVDPVARELLFERFMSLERAAPPDIDIDFAAERRDEVTDYVIVRYGAEHVAAVATYNTFRARSAVRDLGRAMGFPAEDLDRLARHLPYLAADAIAEAFDAVPELRDSGLPRARYRKLLDICQAVAGFPRHLSTHLGGLVITGDPVTNLSPLQMAAKGIPVIHFDKDDIEDLGLVKLDLLCLRMLSAVDDAARAIRTRDASFDYDAIPDDDRATYDLIAATETVGMFQLESPAQRALHARLQPERFEDLVAAVALIRPGPILADMVEPYLERRAGRAPVIYLHPALERILAKTYGVVLFQEQVIEIAIAIGGFTPGEADRLRRAMTHHRSWEEMERIGEQFIARAVARGVSDEVAREIFSYIRAYAGYGFCEAHAAAFADTAYKTAYLKAHYPAEFYAALLSHQPMGFYPPNTLVWEAKRRGIPVLGPDVNHSAAGFTVERGTPTARGVPPARGSRAIRVGLVQIRGMGEGSLRTVLDARQAGPFRSLEDFRRRVAIDRDLARNMILCGAFDALCPHRREALWDLDAALSSAGLTGNLSPVEHCHSELKTKNPPPHCASDLADSIPGRGFFIPPRGIQNDMRRHADSEPFECAQGDNGPPECGTPTARGVLPSSAQSSTHAPDFSPRE; encoded by the coding sequence ATGACTGAGGGAGTCCGCTCCGCAGATGACGCGGATGACACGGATTCAACCGCCAAGACGACGATGTTTGTGCATCTTCATGTCCATTCGCCGTTTTCTTTCCTCGACGGCGCCAGCTCCATCGAGGACCTGGTCGCGGCGGCGGCGGCGTGCGACATGCCGGCCCTGGCGGTGACCGATCACGACAACCTCTCCGCCGCCGTCGGCTTCCACCAGGTGTGTGCGGCGGCGGGCATCAAGCCCATCACCGGCGCCGAGGCAACACTGGAGGGCGGCCATCACTTGACCCTGCTGGCGCAGGACCCCAGCGGCTACGCCAACCTCTGCCGCATCTTGACGCAGGCGCACCTGGGATCGCCGCGCCTGCATCCCGCCGCCTCCCTTGACGCGTTGCGCGAGCACAACGCGGGCATCATCGCCTTGTCGGGGTGCATGAGGGGGGAGGTGCCTGCGCTCATCCGCCGGCGCCGGTTCGCCGCCGCAGAGCAAGCGGCCCGGCGCTGCCGCGACATCTTCGGCGACCGCTTCTTCCTGGAGATGCAGAACCTTCTGCTGCCCGGCGCCGCGAGCCTCAACCGCCGCTTGGCGGAACTCGCGCAGCATTTGGGCGTGGGCGTGGTCGCCACCAATAACGTGCACCATCGCACCCGCGCGGACTTTCCCGTCCACGACCTCCTGACCTGCGCCCGCACCCTCACCCGGCTCGACGACGTCCACCCCGCGCGTCGCCTCAACGCCCACTGCTATCTGCGCTCCGAGCGGGAGATGCGCGAGTTCTTCCGCGACCATCCGCAAGCCGTCGAGACGGCCGGGCGCATCGCCGAGATGTGCGCGCCGGCGCTGCGCCCCGGCAAGTATCGCTTTCCCGCCTACCCGGGGCTCGACGGCGACACCGCCGACGCCATGCTCCAGCGCCTGGCCGAGCAGGGTGCGCGGCGGCGTTACGGACGCATCAACGCCGCGGTCGCCCAGCGCCTGCGCCACGAGCTGTCCGTCATCCGCCAGCTCGGTTTCGCCGACTACTTCCTCGCCGTGTGGGACCTCGCGCAATTCGCCCGCCGCCGCGGCATTCGCTATGCCGGCCGCGGCTCCGCCGCCGACAGCCTGGTCGCCTACTGCCTGGGCCTCACCGGCGTGGACCCCGTCGCCCGCGAGCTGCTCTTCGAGCGCTTCATGAGCCTCGAGCGCGCGGCCCCGCCCGATATTGATATTGACTTCGCCGCCGAGCGCCGCGACGAGGTGACCGACTACGTCATCGTCCGCTACGGCGCCGAGCACGTCGCCGCCGTCGCCACCTACAACACCTTCCGCGCCCGCAGCGCGGTGCGCGACCTGGGCCGGGCCATGGGCTTCCCCGCCGAGGACCTCGATCGCCTCGCCCGCCATCTGCCCTACCTGGCGGCCGATGCCATCGCCGAGGCCTTCGACGCGGTGCCCGAGCTGCGCGACAGCGGCCTGCCTCGCGCGCGCTATCGTAAGCTGCTCGACATCTGCCAGGCGGTGGCCGGCTTCCCGCGCCACCTCTCCACCCACCTCGGCGGCCTGGTCATCACCGGCGATCCCGTCACCAACCTTTCGCCCCTGCAAATGGCCGCCAAGGGCATCCCCGTCATTCACTTCGATAAGGATGATATCGAGGACCTGGGCCTGGTCAAGCTCGACCTGCTGTGCCTGCGCATGCTGTCGGCGGTGGATGACGCCGCGCGCGCCATCCGCACGCGCGACGCGAGCTTCGACTACGACGCCATCCCCGATGACGACCGGGCGACCTATGATCTCATCGCCGCCACCGAGACGGTGGGCATGTTCCAGCTCGAGAGCCCGGCGCAGCGGGCCTTGCACGCGCGGCTGCAGCCCGAGCGCTTCGAGGACCTGGTGGCGGCGGTGGCGCTCATCCGCCCGGGGCCGATCCTGGCCGACATGGTCGAGCCTTACCTGGAGCGCCGCGCCGGGCGCGCGCCGGTGATATATCTGCATCCCGCCCTGGAGCGCATTCTCGCCAAGACCTACGGCGTGGTGCTGTTTCAGGAGCAGGTGATCGAGATCGCCATCGCCATCGGCGGCTTCACCCCGGGCGAGGCTGATCGCCTGCGCCGCGCCATGACCCATCACCGCTCGTGGGAGGAGATGGAGCGCATCGGCGAGCAGTTCATCGCGCGCGCCGTCGCGCGCGGCGTGAGCGACGAGGTGGCGCGCGAGATCTTCTCCTATATCCGCGCCTACGCCGGCTACGGCTTTTGTGAGGCCCATGCCGCCGCCTTCGCCGACACCGCCTATAAGACCGCCTACCTCAAGGCGCACTACCCGGCGGAGTTCTACGCCGCGCTGCTGTCGCACCAGCCGATGGGCTTCTACCCGCCCAACACCCTGGTGTGGGAGGCCAAGCGCCGCGGCATCCCGGTGCTGGGGCCGGATGTCAACCACAGCGCGGCGGGATTTACCGTCGAACGTGGCACCCCAACCGCTCGGGGTGTCCCTCCGGCTCGTGGCTCGCGGGCCATCCGCGTGGGGCTGGTGCAGATACGAGGGATGGGAGAGGGGTCGCTAAGAACCGTGCTTGATGCGCGTCAGGCGGGGCCGTTCCGCTCGCTGGAGGATTTCCGCCGCCGCGTCGCCATTGACCGCGACCTCGCGCGGAATATGATTCTGTGCGGGGCGTTCGATGCATTATGCCCCCATCGGCGCGAGGCGCTGTGGGACCTCGACGCGGCGCTCAGCAGCGCCGGCTTGACGGGAAACCTGTCCCCGGTCGAGCACTGTCATTCTGAGCTGAAGACGAAGAATCCCCCACCCCATTGCGCCTCGGACCTGGCCGACAGCATCCCTGGTAGGGGATTCTTCATTCCGCCGCGCGGCATTCAGAATGACATGCGTCGGCACGCTGATTCCGAGCCCTTCGAGTGCGCTCAGGGTGACAATGGTCCTCCGGAATGCGGCACCCCGACCGCTCGGGGTGTCCTTCCCTCCTCAGCGCAATCCAGTACCCATGCCCCCGACTTCTCCCCCCGCGAATAA
- a CDS encoding OB-fold nucleic acid binding domain-containing protein — protein sequence MGLIRERLRRQGIVTTAAARRGRSGRRVKVTGLIIRPHRPPTKSGRTVVFFTLEDETGMLDVTVFDAVYQRCGKAIFTQPIITVSGRLDRRGDASAPAALVADSVT from the coding sequence GTGGGCTTGATCCGCGAGCGCCTGCGCCGCCAGGGGATCGTCACCACCGCCGCCGCCCGGCGCGGCCGCAGCGGGCGGCGGGTCAAAGTGACGGGGCTCATCATTCGCCCCCATCGCCCACCCACCAAGAGCGGCCGCACCGTCGTCTTCTTCACCCTCGAAGACGAGACCGGGATGTTGGATGTGACCGTCTTCGATGCCGTCTATCAGCGCTGCGGCAAGGCCATCTTCACCCAGCCGATCATCACCGTCAGCGGCCGCCTCGACCGCCGGGGAGATGCATCAGCGCCCGCCGCGCTGGTTGCGGACTCAGTGACCTGA
- a CDS encoding ferritin-like domain-containing protein yields MSDVEELVTILNQAIEVEYGALFLMPQHIAQLQDPELAAALREACRDELEHAETTARLIYALGGIPKGDFKLLRPMSTPQEMLRAHIEGERRVIELYRRAAAKARRPEHKDILRRLLADEANHQATFTRLLSQLE; encoded by the coding sequence ATGAGCGACGTCGAGGAGTTGGTTACCATTCTCAATCAGGCGATCGAGGTGGAGTACGGCGCGCTGTTCCTGATGCCGCAGCACATCGCGCAGTTGCAGGACCCGGAGCTGGCGGCGGCCCTGCGCGAGGCGTGCCGGGACGAGCTGGAGCATGCCGAGACCACCGCGCGGCTGATCTATGCGCTGGGGGGCATCCCCAAGGGAGACTTCAAGCTCCTGCGCCCGATGTCAACCCCGCAGGAGATGCTGCGCGCCCACATCGAAGGCGAACGCCGGGTGATCGAACTGTACCGACGAGCTGCCGCCAAAGCCCGCCGACCCGAGCACAAGGACATTCTGCGGCGGCTGCTCGCCGACGAAGCGAATCACCAGGCGACGTTCACGCGTTTGCTGAGTCAGCTCGAGTAG
- a CDS encoding sugar phosphate isomerase/epimerase, with protein sequence MSKPRIGLQLIIYGGRTAQDLGGVLREIKQAGYQAIESGARLQIGDPRVQDLLSETGLAVAGIHGDFRDVVSAERVDTILASLTQVGGRYFICSDVAQGDGIECYEKAAPVFNTVGRRCQEAGVVFCYHNHASEFKEFGGVRGIHRLAELTDPAVVKLCIDVYWVHIGGERPVDFIARYADRAPYFHLKDGAPGVFKELGQGEVDLKAATAAALAVNPEWIVCEQDRTDKEVRQSITESRAYMRDELGL encoded by the coding sequence ATGAGCAAACCGAGGATTGGACTCCAGCTTATCATCTACGGCGGGCGCACGGCTCAGGACCTGGGCGGCGTGCTGCGCGAGATCAAGCAGGCCGGCTACCAGGCGATCGAGAGCGGCGCCCGGTTGCAGATTGGCGATCCGCGCGTGCAGGACCTGCTGTCCGAGACCGGCCTGGCGGTGGCCGGCATCCACGGCGACTTCAGAGATGTCGTTTCCGCCGAACGCGTTGACACCATTCTCGCGTCTCTCACGCAGGTGGGGGGACGCTATTTCATCTGCTCCGATGTGGCGCAGGGAGACGGCATCGAGTGCTACGAGAAGGCGGCGCCGGTGTTCAACACGGTCGGGCGGCGCTGCCAGGAGGCGGGCGTGGTGTTCTGCTACCACAACCACGCCTCGGAGTTTAAGGAATTCGGCGGCGTCAGGGGCATCCACCGCCTCGCCGAGCTGACCGATCCGGCGGTGGTCAAGCTGTGCATTGACGTCTACTGGGTGCACATCGGCGGCGAGCGCCCGGTGGACTTCATCGCGCGCTACGCCGACCGCGCGCCGTACTTCCACCTCAAGGACGGCGCGCCGGGGGTGTTCAAGGAGCTCGGGCAGGGGGAGGTTGACCTCAAGGCGGCGACCGCCGCCGCCCTGGCGGTCAATCCCGAGTGGATCGTCTGCGAGCAGGATCGCACCGACAAGGAGGTGCGGCAGTCCATCACCGAGAGCCGTGCGTACATGCGCGACGAACTGGGGCTGTGA
- a CDS encoding VanZ family protein, with product MRSTSRWLPALGWMAVIFWLSSGVDVPGGIEVPDKAAHFAAYAVLGALLWWAAAPLGVGRAGALAMMVGAIYGAGDEFHQHFVPGRTPDPLDWMADVGGVVVAVAIAAAMMGARRARRT from the coding sequence ATGAGAAGCACATCTCGCTGGCTCCCCGCCCTGGGGTGGATGGCCGTCATCTTCTGGCTGTCGAGCGGCGTGGATGTCCCCGGCGGCATCGAGGTGCCGGACAAGGCCGCGCATTTCGCGGCATACGCGGTGCTCGGAGCGCTGTTGTGGTGGGCGGCGGCGCCGCTGGGCGTGGGGCGCGCGGGAGCGCTGGCGATGATGGTGGGCGCGATCTATGGCGCCGGTGATGAGTTCCATCAGCACTTCGTGCCCGGCAGGACGCCCGACCCGTTGGACTGGATGGCCGATGTAGGCGGCGTGGTCGTGGCGGTCGCGATCGCTGCGGCGATGATGGGCGCCCGCCGCGCGAGGAGGACTTGA
- a CDS encoding DUF6754 domain-containing protein, which translates to MSLEHANLLHIAIVGVISVTILITILSARGGRDLYIRRIPGLSAIDEAVGRATEMGRPMLFSTGLSSIDINTLQALVIAQHVARLAARYGNRLIVPVVDPVVFAIAEQLVREAYAVEGKPDAFRSEDVRFLSDQQFAYAAGVMGLINREKVASTFFFGYFYAESLLLSETGQEVGAIQIAGTPATTQVPFFLASCDYTIIGDEYYAASAYLTREPTLLGSLVGQDIGKGLLLLLVVAGTLTAVPGTPLHFVNQWLARWLFGG; encoded by the coding sequence ATGAGCCTCGAACACGCCAACCTGTTGCATATCGCCATCGTTGGCGTCATCAGCGTCACCATCCTCATTACCATCCTCTCCGCGCGCGGCGGCCGGGACCTCTACATCCGCCGCATACCCGGTTTGTCGGCGATTGATGAAGCCGTCGGCCGCGCCACCGAGATGGGCCGCCCGATGCTGTTTTCGACCGGCCTCAGCTCCATTGACATCAACACCCTGCAGGCGCTCGTCATCGCCCAGCACGTCGCTCGGCTGGCCGCCCGCTACGGCAACCGGCTGATCGTGCCGGTGGTGGACCCGGTCGTGTTCGCCATCGCCGAGCAGCTCGTGCGCGAGGCATATGCCGTGGAGGGCAAGCCCGACGCCTTCCGCTCCGAGGACGTGCGCTTCCTTTCCGACCAGCAGTTCGCCTACGCGGCCGGCGTCATGGGCCTCATCAACCGCGAGAAGGTCGCCTCCACGTTCTTCTTCGGCTACTTCTACGCCGAGTCGCTGCTGCTGTCCGAGACCGGCCAGGAGGTGGGCGCGATCCAGATCGCCGGCACCCCGGCCACCACGCAGGTGCCCTTCTTTCTGGCATCGTGCGACTACACCATCATCGGCGACGAATACTATGCCGCCAGCGCGTATCTCACCCGCGAGCCGACGCTGCTGGGCAGTCTCGTCGGCCAGGATATCGGCAAAGGGCTGCTGCTGCTGCTGGTCGTGGCGGGCACCCTGACCGCGGTTCCCGGCACGCCGCTGCACTTCGTCAACCAGTGGCTCGCGCGCTGGCTGTTCGGGGGGTGA
- a CDS encoding aminotransferase class III-fold pyridoxal phosphate-dependent enzyme, with the protein MQGDWTYGDTDDRIAEDLRLRLPERMLDAHAHLYRRASLKVSPPDLWTTGPEVATAQVWREHVGRQVGEGRLVGALFAGIPTVAQLASLARENSFVLEQCETLPHSRGLVIISPDWSPATVAACLDHPQFAGFKPYHTLSKETPTFDAALGAYLPQWAWELADERGLVILVHLVRSRALADPDNARELREHCLKYPRAKVLLAHAARGFHAPNTVQGLPALRGLENVWFDSSGICEATALAAILTEFGPRRLLWGSDFPVSEIRGRCVTLGDGFAWLQHDTLVWDKLIPSCEPILAGLESLRALAEAADDLGLNAADLQDIFADNALRLLGLKQQSRAVTQDLYRHAKQRLPGGTQLVSKRPEMMAPEQWPAYFREARGCETWDLDGRRYYDMSTNSVGACLLGFRDPEVTRAVRRRINLGSMSSLNPPEEVELADLLCEIHPWAEQVRFARCGGESCAMAARIARATTGRSLIAVCGYSGWHDWYLAANLGETDALRGHLLPGLSPTGVPAELRGTTLTFRYNQREDLQAILDAHGDRLAAVIMEPCRHADPEPGFLEFVRESAHRAGALLVFDEISIGWRLHFGGAHLRLGVNPDAAIFAKALGNGHPIGAVIGTREAMAGAHESFISSTYWTEGVGPAAALATVHKLRQVDAPAHVARVGGQVQALWRAHADKHRLPVTVDGGYPCLARFAFDHELAPELRTLYTQLMLERGFLAGTSIYPTLAHTDEIVGLYGEAIDEVFAEIAAALTTGEVKARLKGPVAHSVFSRLVD; encoded by the coding sequence ATGCAGGGCGATTGGACCTACGGCGACACCGATGACAGAATCGCCGAGGACTTGCGACTCCGCCTGCCGGAGCGGATGCTCGATGCCCACGCGCACCTCTACCGGCGCGCCAGCCTGAAGGTATCGCCGCCCGACCTGTGGACGACGGGGCCCGAGGTCGCCACTGCGCAGGTATGGCGGGAGCACGTCGGCCGGCAGGTGGGGGAGGGTCGCCTGGTGGGGGCGCTGTTCGCGGGCATACCGACGGTGGCGCAGCTGGCGAGCCTGGCACGCGAGAACTCCTTCGTCCTGGAGCAGTGCGAGACGCTTCCCCACAGCCGCGGGCTGGTCATCATCTCCCCCGACTGGTCGCCCGCCACCGTGGCCGCATGTCTCGATCACCCCCAGTTCGCGGGTTTCAAGCCCTACCACACGCTCAGTAAGGAGACGCCGACTTTCGACGCGGCACTGGGCGCCTACCTGCCGCAGTGGGCCTGGGAGCTGGCGGACGAGCGCGGCCTCGTCATCCTGGTGCACCTGGTAAGGAGCCGCGCCCTGGCCGACCCCGACAACGCGCGCGAGCTGCGCGAGCACTGCCTTAAGTACCCGCGGGCCAAGGTGCTGCTGGCCCATGCCGCGCGCGGCTTTCATGCGCCCAACACGGTGCAGGGGCTGCCCGCCTTGCGGGGGCTGGAGAACGTGTGGTTCGACAGCTCCGGAATCTGCGAGGCGACCGCGCTCGCGGCCATCCTCACCGAGTTCGGCCCGCGCCGGCTGCTGTGGGGCAGCGATTTCCCGGTGTCCGAAATTCGCGGCCGCTGCGTGACCTTGGGCGACGGCTTCGCGTGGCTGCAGCACGACACGCTGGTGTGGGACAAGCTGATCCCCTCGTGCGAGCCCATCCTGGCGGGGCTGGAATCCCTGCGCGCACTGGCAGAGGCGGCAGACGATTTGGGCCTCAATGCAGCGGACCTTCAGGACATCTTCGCCGACAACGCCTTGCGCCTGCTCGGGTTGAAGCAGCAGTCTCGCGCCGTCACCCAGGACCTTTATCGCCACGCCAAGCAGCGCCTCCCCGGCGGCACCCAGCTCGTGAGCAAGCGCCCGGAGATGATGGCGCCCGAGCAGTGGCCCGCCTATTTCCGCGAGGCGCGCGGCTGCGAGACATGGGACCTCGACGGCCGCCGCTACTACGACATGTCCACCAACAGCGTCGGGGCGTGCCTGCTGGGCTTCCGCGACCCCGAGGTCACGCGCGCGGTGCGGCGGCGCATCAACCTGGGCAGCATGTCCTCCCTCAACCCGCCGGAGGAGGTGGAGCTCGCCGACCTGCTGTGCGAGATTCACCCCTGGGCCGAGCAGGTGCGTTTCGCCCGCTGCGGCGGCGAAAGCTGCGCCATGGCGGCGCGCATCGCCCGCGCCACCACCGGCCGCTCGCTCATCGCCGTCTGCGGCTATAGCGGATGGCACGACTGGTATCTCGCCGCCAACCTGGGCGAGACCGATGCCCTGCGAGGACATCTGCTGCCGGGACTGTCTCCCACGGGCGTCCCCGCCGAGCTGCGCGGCACCACCTTGACCTTCAGATACAATCAGCGCGAGGACCTGCAGGCGATCCTCGATGCGCACGGCGACCGGCTGGCGGCGGTGATCATGGAGCCCTGTCGCCACGCCGACCCGGAGCCGGGATTCCTGGAGTTCGTGCGGGAGAGCGCACACCGCGCGGGGGCGCTGCTGGTTTTCGACGAGATCAGCATCGGCTGGCGCCTGCACTTCGGCGGCGCTCACCTGCGCTTGGGGGTCAACCCGGATGCGGCCATCTTCGCCAAGGCCTTGGGCAATGGCCACCCCATCGGCGCGGTTATCGGCACCCGCGAAGCGATGGCGGGCGCTCACGAGTCGTTCATCAGCAGCACCTACTGGACCGAGGGCGTCGGCCCGGCGGCAGCGCTGGCGACCGTGCACAAGCTGCGGCAGGTAGACGCGCCGGCGCATGTGGCGCGCGTCGGCGGCCAGGTGCAGGCGCTCTGGCGGGCCCATGCCGACAAGCACCGCCTGCCGGTAACGGTGGACGGCGGCTACCCGTGCCTGGCCCGGTTCGCCTTCGACCACGAGCTGGCCCCGGAGCTGCGCACCCTCTACACGCAGCTCATGCTGGAGCGGGGCTTTCTGGCGGGAACGAGCATCTACCCGACGCTGGCGCATACGGATGAAATCGTCGGGCTTTACGGCGAGGCCATAGATGAGGTGTTCGCCGAGATCGCGGCCGCCCTGACGACGGGGGAGGTCAAGGCCCGGCTCAAGGGCCCGGTGGCGCACAGCGTCTTTTCGCGTTTGGTGGACTAG